Proteins encoded by one window of Candidatus Hinthialibacter antarcticus:
- the hemB gene encoding porphobilinogen synthase: MQKPMLHRPRRLRMNPRIRDMVRETHVSVDDLIYPMFVTCEENAETPIQSMPGCFQYGLGKIGDACKRVEEAGVPAVILFGLPDHKDAKGSSSYDPHGVIAKAIEAIKKSCTSLVVMTDVCMCEYTSHGHCGVLEGESILNDETVEVLCKEAVMHANAGSDVIAPSDMMDGRIAALRAALDAAGHIYTPIMSYAVKYASGFYGPFRDAVESAPSFGDRRSHQMDPPNRLEALRQARIDVEAGADILMVKPGLPYLDIIRDLKNTLDLPLAAYNVSGEYSMIKAAAEKGWLDEKRAVLEIMNSFKRAGVDMVLTYHALDVARWLQED, translated from the coding sequence ATGCAAAAACCGATGCTCCATCGTCCCCGGCGCTTGCGCATGAACCCGCGTATCCGCGACATGGTGCGCGAGACCCATGTCTCCGTAGACGATTTGATTTACCCGATGTTCGTCACATGCGAAGAAAATGCTGAAACGCCGATTCAATCCATGCCGGGGTGTTTTCAATACGGCCTCGGCAAGATCGGCGACGCCTGCAAGCGGGTGGAAGAGGCTGGCGTCCCGGCGGTCATTTTGTTTGGGCTTCCCGACCATAAGGACGCCAAAGGCTCATCCTCTTATGATCCGCATGGCGTCATCGCCAAGGCAATCGAAGCAATAAAAAAAAGTTGCACATCGCTGGTGGTGATGACCGACGTGTGTATGTGTGAATACACTTCGCACGGACATTGCGGCGTCCTGGAAGGCGAAAGCATCCTTAACGATGAAACCGTCGAGGTTCTCTGCAAAGAAGCGGTCATGCACGCCAACGCCGGCAGCGACGTCATCGCGCCTTCAGACATGATGGACGGACGCATCGCAGCGTTACGCGCAGCGCTCGACGCTGCGGGGCATATCTACACGCCCATCATGTCGTATGCGGTCAAATACGCATCGGGGTTTTACGGGCCGTTTCGCGACGCGGTTGAATCAGCGCCCTCGTTCGGCGACCGCCGTTCGCACCAGATGGACCCGCCCAACCGCCTCGAAGCGTTGCGGCAGGCGCGTATCGACGTTGAAGCGGGGGCGGACATCCTAATGGTGAAGCCGGGGCTTCCCTATCTGGATATCATCCGCGACTTAAAAAATACACTCGATTTGCCGTTGGCGGCGTATAATGTCAGCGGCGAGTATTCAATGATTAAGGCCGCTGCTGAAAAAGGCTGGCTGGACGAGAAGCGCGCCGTGCTCGAAATCATGAACAGTTTCAAACGCGCGGGCGTGGATATGGTTCTCACCTATCACGCGCTGGATGTTGCCCGCTGGCTGCAAGAAGACTAA
- a CDS encoding metallophosphoesterase: protein MAWLSNPPTRRQFMQTIISGAAAYSVMPSKAAGEISKWAWLSDTHIPQNKPDGYRGFDPQDNLTAAVPQVLEAKPEGVVITGDLARLEGFEGDYAMLKQIAKPMLDELPVCMALGNHDNRANFTKAFQPHIQNAQEVANKHIVSVETPTARLVTLDSLLYVNKVAGLLGKGQRAWLETYLESIDDKPVVLFVHHTLDDSDGSLLDSDWLLKHVASVPKVKAIVYGHSHVYRFEEVDGLHLINLPALGYNFRDTDPIGWVLAELRQDGVDLTLNAIGGDTSSHGKTTSLKWRS from the coding sequence ATGGCTTGGTTAAGTAATCCCCCAACGCGCAGACAATTTATGCAAACCATCATCAGCGGCGCCGCAGCCTATTCCGTCATGCCGTCCAAAGCGGCCGGCGAAATATCGAAATGGGCGTGGTTGTCTGACACGCATATTCCCCAAAACAAACCAGACGGCTATCGCGGCTTTGATCCACAAGACAATCTGACCGCCGCTGTACCGCAAGTTCTCGAAGCCAAGCCGGAAGGCGTCGTGATAACCGGCGACCTGGCGCGGTTGGAAGGTTTTGAGGGCGACTACGCCATGCTCAAGCAAATCGCCAAACCAATGCTCGATGAACTGCCCGTCTGCATGGCGCTAGGCAACCACGACAACCGCGCGAATTTCACCAAAGCGTTTCAACCTCATATTCAAAACGCGCAAGAGGTCGCGAACAAACACATCGTGTCGGTCGAAACGCCCACGGCGCGGCTGGTCACGCTCGACTCGCTGCTCTACGTTAACAAAGTCGCGGGGTTGCTCGGCAAAGGCCAACGGGCATGGCTCGAAACATACTTAGAATCCATTGATGACAAGCCCGTCGTGTTGTTTGTCCATCACACGCTTGACGATAGCGACGGCAGCCTGCTCGATTCTGACTGGCTGCTGAAACATGTCGCATCTGTACCGAAAGTCAAAGCAATCGTCTATGGACATTCACACGTCTATCGCTTTGAAGAAGTTGACGGGCTTCATCTCATCAATCTTCCAGCGCTGGGTTACAATTTTAGAGACACGGACCCCATTGGCTGGGTGTTGGCTGAACTTCGTCAGGACGGCGTTGATTTAACCTTGAACGCCATTGGCGGCGATACCTCCAGCCATGGAAAAACCACTTCATTGAAATGGCGGTCGTAA
- a CDS encoding fumarylacetoacetate hydrolase family protein, whose amino-acid sequence MKRLVFTVAAILTCIVCNAAFADGVFCRYEFNGVHYGKVEGGWVHQLTAAPWANGTPTGRVVNVKDAKFLHPSEPKKIFGIAGSYREAWVDKTPFKTIRWFLKPPSSAGSPGDEVKLPASLDEVLVETELVIIIGKRVKDASLEEAEKAIFGYSVGNDMVGSVTSFHKINGEPLDQEETLLPPGLKIGDKFATYGPYIHQGVDWNNRLRTLNVFSPDGKTQTYEHNTSNLLFPPAKIVSDLSRVCVLEPGDVIFSGTTKALSAFAGDRVVVSIEGIGELENVITD is encoded by the coding sequence ATGAAACGATTGGTATTCACAGTTGCCGCAATTTTAACATGCATCGTTTGTAACGCTGCGTTCGCCGACGGCGTCTTTTGCCGCTATGAATTTAATGGCGTCCACTACGGCAAAGTCGAAGGCGGTTGGGTCCACCAACTGACTGCGGCGCCTTGGGCCAATGGAACGCCGACTGGTCGCGTGGTGAATGTAAAAGACGCAAAATTCTTACACCCGAGCGAACCAAAAAAAATCTTCGGCATCGCAGGCAGCTATCGCGAAGCCTGGGTAGACAAAACACCTTTCAAAACCATCCGCTGGTTTTTGAAGCCGCCGTCGTCCGCTGGCTCGCCCGGCGACGAAGTGAAGTTGCCCGCGTCGTTGGATGAAGTGTTGGTCGAGACCGAACTGGTTATCATCATCGGCAAGCGCGTTAAAGACGCCTCCCTTGAGGAAGCCGAGAAAGCCATCTTCGGTTACTCCGTCGGAAACGACATGGTCGGCTCTGTCACGTCTTTCCATAAAATCAACGGCGAACCGTTAGATCAAGAAGAAACCCTATTGCCGCCAGGTTTAAAGATCGGCGATAAGTTTGCAACCTACGGCCCCTACATTCATCAGGGCGTCGATTGGAACAACCGCCTGCGCACGCTCAATGTATTTTCACCCGACGGAAAAACGCAGACGTACGAACATAACACATCGAACCTTTTGTTCCCGCCAGCGAAAATTGTGAGCGACTTGTCCCGCGTTTGCGTGTTAGAACCGGGCGACGTTATTTTTTCGGGAACCACTAAGGCGTTATCAGCATTTGCAGGCGACAGAGTGGTCGTTTCGATTGAAGGCATCGGCGAATTGGAAAACGTAATCACTGATTAG
- a CDS encoding ATP-binding protein, with protein sequence MNESAMTNHKDSEAVFPATVEALPNICRQVCDAAKAFGMVDGNLWKLETAVDEACTNIACYGYKGKSDGQIWIRWRKEGDAFVVVIKDDGQPFDQSKPTNPNLSNDICKRTVGGLGRFIMHKFLDEMNYKREADFNYLTMVKKLDGQDVS encoded by the coding sequence ATGAATGAATCGGCAATGACCAACCATAAAGACAGCGAAGCCGTTTTTCCGGCTACCGTCGAAGCGTTGCCGAATATTTGCCGCCAGGTTTGCGACGCCGCCAAAGCATTCGGCATGGTTGACGGCAACTTATGGAAGCTCGAAACCGCCGTTGACGAAGCCTGCACCAACATCGCTTGTTATGGATACAAAGGAAAAAGCGATGGACAAATTTGGATCCGCTGGCGAAAAGAAGGCGACGCTTTCGTCGTCGTCATCAAAGATGATGGACAACCCTTCGATCAATCCAAACCCACCAACCCGAATTTGTCAAACGATATATGCAAGCGCACTGTTGGCGGATTGGGGCGTTTTATCATGCACAAGTTTTTAGATGAAATGAACTACAAACGCGAAGCGGATTTTAATTATCTTACCATGGTCAAAAAATTAGACGGTCAAGATGTTTCCTGA